The following are from one region of the Salvia splendens isolate huo1 chromosome 2, SspV2, whole genome shotgun sequence genome:
- the LOC121785176 gene encoding calcium-dependent protein kinase 13, with protein MGNCCRSPAAVAREDVKSSNFSGHDHGRKDKSSGNVKKAITVLTDVKKDNIDDKYLIDRELGRGEFGVTYLCIDRETRELLACKSISKRKLRTAVDIEDVRREVAIMKHLPRNSSIVSFKEACEDENAVHLVMELCEGGELFDRIVARGHYTERAAAAVMRTIVEVVQLCHKHGVIHRDLKPENFLFANKKENSPLKAIDFGLSIFFKPGERFSEIVGSPYYMAPEVLKRSYGPEIDIWSAGVILYILLCGVPPFWAESEQGVAQAIIRGKIDFEREPWPSISDSAKSLVRLMLEPDPKIRLTAKQVLEHTWLQNAKKAPNVPLGDVVKSRLKQFSLMNRFKRKALRVIADFLSNEEVEGIREIFAKIDTDNDGKVSIEELKAGLLKFNGQMDASEVQMLIEAVDTNGKGTLDYGEFLAISLHLQKMANDEHLHKAFSYFDKDGNGYIEHDELRDALMEDGVDDCTDVANDIFQEVDTDKDGRISYDEFVAMMKTGTDWRKASRHYSRGRFNSLSIKLMKDGSINLGE; from the exons ATGGGGAATTGCTGCAGATCTCCGGCAGCCGTCGCCAGAGAAGACGTCAAATCTTCCAACTTCTCCGGCCACGATCACGGCCGGAAGGATAAATCGTCGGGAAATGTGAAAAAAGCAATCACAGTTCTGACAGATGTGAAGAAGGATAACATTGACGATAAGTATCTAATCGACAGGGAGCTCGGCCGCGGCGAGTTCGGAGTCACTTATCTCTGCATTGATCGGGAGACGAGGGAGCTGCTGGCCTGCAAGTCGATATCGAAGCGGAAGCTACGGACGGCGGTGGATATCGAGGATGTGCGGCGGGAGGTGGCGATAATGAAGCATCTCCCGAGGAACTCGAGCATTGTCAGCTTCAAGGAGGCCTGCGAGGACGAGAATGCGGTGCATTTGGTGATGGAGCTCTGCGAGGGCGGGGAGCTGTTCGACAGGATCGTGGCGCGTGGACATTACACGGAGCGGGCCGCGGCTGCGGTGATGCGGACGATTGTAGAGGTCGTGCAGCTCTGCCACAAGCACGGCGTGATCCATCGGGATTTGAAGCCCGAGAATTTCCTGTTCGCGAATAAGAAGGAAAATTCGCCGCTTAAAGCTATCGATTTTGGCttgtcgatcttcttcaagccTG GTGAAAGGTTTTCTGAAATTGTGGGGAGCCCTTACTATATGGCTCCAGAGGTTCTAAAGCGAAGCTACGGCCCAGAGATAGATATATGGAGTGCTGGCGTGATTCTCTATATATTGTTGTGTGGAGTTCCTCCTTTCTGGGCTG AATCTGAACAAGGCGTTGCCCAGGCCATCATACGTGGGAAAATAGACTTTGAGCGCGAACCATGGCCAAGTATTTCAGATAGCGCCAAGAGCCTTGTAAGACTGATGCTAGAACCTGATCCGAAGATTCGGCTGACTGCAAAGCAAGTTCTTG AACACACTTGGCTTCAGAATGCAAAGAAGGCTCCAAATGTTCCCCTTGGGGATGTAGTCAAGTCACGACTGAAGCAATTTTCATTGATGAATAGATTCAAGAGGAAGGCTCTTAGG GTGATTGCTGATTTCTTGTCTAATGAAGAAGTAGAAGGTATCAGAGAGATATTTGCTAAGATAGATACAGATAATGATGGTAAAGTTTCAATTGAAGAACTGAAGGCTGGGTTATTGAAATTCAATGGGCAAATGGATGCATCTGAAGTGCAGATGCTCATTGAAGCT GTGGATACAAATGGTAAAGGAACCTTGGACTATGGTGAATTCCTTGCAATTTCACTCCATCTGCAGAAAATGGCCAATGATGAACATCTCCACAAGGCTTTCTCATACTTTGACAAAGATGGGAATGGTTACATTGAGCATGATGAGCTTCGAGATGCCTTGATGGAAGACGGTGTTGATGACTGTACAGATGTGGCAAATGATATTTTCCAGGAGGTTGACACAGACAAG